A window of the Cutaneotrichosporon cavernicola HIS019 DNA, chromosome: 6 genome harbors these coding sequences:
- a CDS encoding uncharacterized protein (Fumarylacetoacetate (FAA) hydrolase family) has protein sequence MTLASNWTRLARFVGRNGAIRLGQPVDPKVDVGLAVAAGEPVEVFVVEGDIYTGMVTAERDVIQQLLSPISRDECNLIRCLGLNFKKHAEEAKMPFPNEPVMFVKPRTALAGPGELVVSRAAQDDQLDFETELALVIGRDARDVSEADAMDYVLGATCANDVSVRKHQLANSQWCFGKGFDGSCPLGPVLVRASALDPDALEFRGELSGETVQASNTNDMIFSCARAVAHLSQGTTLERGSVILMGTPSGIGWAREPRRIIRDGEEMRIWFEDVGTLVNTFKYE, from the exons ATGACACTCGCAAGCAACTGgacccgcctcgcccgctTCGTGGGACGCAACGGGGCAATCCGCCTCGGACAGCCAGTTGATCCTAAGGTTGATGTCGGtctcgctgtcgccgcTGGGGAGCCTGTGGAAGTGTTCGTCGTGGAGGGCGATATCTACACCGGGATGGTGACTGCTGAACGCGATGTCATTCAGCAGCTTCTGTCCCCCATCTCGCGGGACGAGTGCAACCTCATCCGTTGCCTTGGCCTCAATTTCAAGA aacacgccgaggaggccaagatgCCGTTCCCGAATGAGCCGGTCATGTTTGTCAAGCCTCGCACGGCTCTGGCTGGGCCTGGAGAGCTCGTTGTGTCTAGGGCAGCGCAGGATGACCAGCTCGACTTTGAgaccgagctcgccctGGTCATTGGGCGCGATGCCCGCGACGTCTCAGAGGCCGATGCGATGGACTATGTACTTGG GGCGACTTGCGCCAACGACGTATCTGTGCGCAAGCACCAGCTTGCCAACTCGCAGTGGTGCTTTGGTAAGGGTTTCGACGGCAGTTGCCCACTCGGACCTGTCCTGGTGCGTGCAAGTGCCCTTGACCCCGATGCGCTCGAATTCCGCGGCGAGCTCTCTGGCGAGACCGTGCAAGCTTCCAACACCAACGACATGATCTTCAGCTGCGCGCGTGCAGTCGCGCACCTCAGCCAGGGGACCACGCTCGAACGCGGCTCTGTCATCCTCATGGGCACGCCAAGCGGGATCGGATGGGCACGCGAGCCCCGGCGCATCATccgcgatggcgaggagatgcgCATCTGGTTTGAGGATGTTGGAACCCTTGTCAACACTTTCAAGTATGAGTAG
- a CDS encoding uncharacterized protein (Fumarylacetoacetate (FAA) hydrolase family) → MTIPTTAPIRIQRLSHMRYQHADLPKARQFLEDFGMHVVYSENDGKSLYFAGQGPDAFVYVATAGETSAFLGGTFLVETKADLERASDLIPGATKLLPASPAGGFLVTFQDPDGLPCNLVWGLPEREVGTQTSPDAVNYPVQKPRKGEFRRFKQEPCPVFKLGHFGLLVSSFQKTFDFYTRYFNLKATDILTAPDGTKVAGFMHIDREEEWVDHHTFFFSINRRVGPHHCSFEVRDSDVQAIGHDWLKAKGYTPSWGVGRHILGSQIFDYWYMPDNFMVEHYSDGDLVNNTFETNYLPAGDESLAIWGPAVPKGFMDAIPDESQRGTA, encoded by the exons ATGACCATCCCCACCACAGCTCCCATCCGCATTCAGCGCCTGTCGCACATGCGCTACCAGCATGCAGACCTCCCCAAAGCCCGCCAGTTTCTGGAGGACTTTGGCATGCACGTTGTCTACTCGGAGAACGATGGCAAGTCACTGTACTTTGCTGGCCAAGGGCCCGATGCGTTCGTTTACGTCGCAACAGCT GGCGAAACCAGTGCTTTCCTCGGAGGCACGTTTCTTGTAGAGACCAAGGCGGATCTCGAACGCGCAAGTGACCTCATCCCCGGCGCAACCAAACTCCTCCCAGCCTCTCCTGCGGGTGGCTTCCTCGTTACCTTCCAGGACCCGGACGGACTTCCTTGCAACCTTGTGTGGGGTTTACCTGAGCGCGAGGTTGGCACTCAGACTAGCCCAGACGCCGTCAACTACCCTGTTCAGAAGCCGCGCAAGGGAGAATTTCGCAGGTTCAAGCAAGAGCCATGCCCAGTATTCAAGTTGGGACACTTTGGCCT TCTCGTAAGCAGCTTCCAGAAGACTTTCGACTTTTACACTCGCTACTTTAACCTCAAGGCTACCGATATCCTCACAGCCCCAGATGGGACGAAGGTTGCCGGGTTTATGCACATCGatcgggaggaggagtgggtcGACCACCACACATTCTTCTTCAGTATCAACAGGCGAGTTGGGCCCCACCATTGCTCTTTCGAGGTCCGCGACTCGGATGTCCAGGCAATTGGCCATGAC TggctcaaggccaagggaTACACCCCGTCCTGGGGTGTCGGTCGCCATATTCTCGGCTCTCAGATCTTCGACTACTGGTACATGCCCGACAACTTCATGGTCGAGCACTACTCGGACGGAGACCTTGTCAACAACACTTTCGAGACCAACTACCTCCCTGCTGGTGACGAGTCCCTGGCCATCTGGGGTCCCGCTGTTC CGAAAGGCTTCATGGATGCTATTCCGGATGAGTCGCAGCGCGGTACTGCCTAA
- a CDS encoding uncharacterized protein (FAD binding) produces MTITHSDVVIAGAGPVGLLLALLLHQQGVNVTLVERQKALYPLPRAVVFDHEARRMLGSAGLGPELDLILEKVIGQGGEDGTNFVWRDADLKLVADLCWEAPTASGTDFCFGFNQPELESVLERAVLSRNIPLVRGYAVHALQQDADGVDVHLEPFTFKAATNGVTAGVVVNGLLSSSPEPGSPTGEGRTIRASYVVGCDGANSTIRRLEGFTTTDLNFENDWLIADLLLKDGFVPEQFKRLGASQICDPTRPTTLVFSGKGRKRLEFMRLPGETPEMLLDKLWSLVAPWGFTPENCELERKVIYTFKARWANEFFKDRVTLAGDALHQMPPFIGQGMNSGFRDAGALAWRLPLMLSGAADPTKLFQSYQEERLPHVRTLTEYCIDLGGVICETDPVKSKESHDALRAAPPPPQFDPPLGRPGILTAQDQAGHLSLQRNLATAACEALFHDVHGHGWFLLSFGSQVEISEASSEFFVDVLGGKCVTVSPQEDVKGEYAAWFDRLGKDQVVLIRPDFYVFGHTALVDVDTLVGELRTKMGAA; encoded by the exons ATGACCATTACTCACAGCGACGTCGTTATCGCGGGCGCCGGGCCTGtcgggctcctcctcgcttTACTGCTGCACCAGCAAGGTGTAAACGTGACACTGGTCGAGCGCCAGAAGGCCTTATACCCCCTACCTCGTGCGGTCGTGTTCGACCACGAAGCGCGTAGGATGCTTGGCTCTGCAGGCCTTGggcccgagctcgacctcatcctcgagaaggtGATTGGGCAGGGCGGAGAGGATGGGACCAACTTTGTGtggcgcgacgccgacctgAAGC TGGTAGCCGATCTTTGCTGGGAGGCGCCTACGGCTTCTGGGACCGACTTTTGCTTCGGTTTCAACcagcccgagctcgagagcgTACTCGAGCGTGCGGTCCTCTCTAGGAACATCCCTCTCGTTCGCGGCTATG CGGTACATGCACTGCAACAGGATGCGGATGGTGTAGACGTGCACCTTGAGCCGTTCACGTTCAAGGCAGCCACGAATGGTGTTACCGCCGGAGTTGTCGTCAACGGTCTACTTTCAAGCTCCCCCGAGCCGGGTTCACCAACAGGTGAAGGCCGCACTATCCGGGCATCCTATGTTGTAGGCTGTGACGGTGCCAACTCGACcatccgccgcctcgagggtTTCACGACTACCGACCTGAACTTTGAGAACGACTGGCTTATCGCCGATCTACTCCTCAAAGACGGGTTCGTGCCGGAGCAGTtcaagcgcctcggcgcctcGCAGATTTGCGACCCCACCCGCCCTACGACTCTTGTGTTCTCTGGCAAGGGCCGGAAGCGTCTTGAATTCATGCGCTTGCCCGGCGAGACACCGGAGATGCTTCTCGACAAGCTATGGAGCCTGGTTGCTCCGTGGGGCTTCACGCCCGAGAActgcgagcttgagcgcaaAGTCATCTACACGTTCAAGGCTCGGTGGGCGAACGAGTTCTTCAAGGATCGTGTCACCCTGGCTGGTGACGCGTTGCACCAGATGCCTCCGTTCATCGGACAAGGTATGAACTCGGGATTCCGTGACGCAGGGGCACTTGCATGGCGTCTCCCTCTCATGCTCTCAGGGGCGGCAGACCCCACCAAGCTCTTCCAGAGCTATCAGGAGGAGCGGCTCCCCCATGTTCGCACTCTCACA GAGTATTGTATCGACCTGGGCGGCGTCATCTGCGAGACAGACCCCGTCAAGTCAAAGGAAAGCCATGACGCTCTTCGCGCTgcgcctccaccgccacAGTTCGACCCACCCCTTGGACGCCCCGGTATCCTGACTGCCCAGGATCAGGCAGGACACCTCTCACTCCAACGTAACCTGGCTACTGCGGCCTGTGAAGCTCTGTTTCACGACGTGCATGGCCATGGTTGGTTCCTCCTCAGCTTTGGTAGCCAGGTGGAGATCTCGGAGGCGTCGAGTGAATTCTTTGTCGACGTTCTGGGAGGCAAGTGCGTCACTGTGTCTCCTCAAGAGGATGTCAAGGGCGAGTACGCGGCGTGGTTCGACCGCCTTGGCAAAGACCAGGTCGTGCTCATCCGCCCCGACTTCTACGTGTTCGGCCACACCGCTCTGGTTGACGTGGACACCCTTGTGGGCGAGCTGCGGACCAAGATGGGTGCCGCTTAA